A segment of the Terriglobales bacterium genome:
AAAAGGGATCGAGCCGTCCGATACCGGAGAGCGGCACGTTGTCATAAGCCAGCGCGCCCACTTGCATGTCCTTCGTCACTTCTTCATACGCAGCGGGTCCGGCCGCGTTCTCCACGTAGCGGGCCTCAGCAAATCGCGCGAAGCCATCGCTCATCCACCAGTCGGCTCTCGTTGCGGGACTTACGGAGGATCCCCACCACTGATGGGCAATCGCATTTGCCAGCAGGCGATAGTTGGTTTTGCCTGACATGGCACGGGATGAAAGACCAACCATCTCCGTGGACCACATCGAGGGAACCGTATCGTCCGGCAGTTGGACCAATTTCAGATTCGTTGAAAGCGGCTGCCCCCACTCACCTGAGAAGTACAGAAATTCCTTCGCTGCGGTGTCCACGTACTCGCCAATTACCTCGCGCTTGTCGGGACGATAATACGCGGTAATATTGACGCCGCCAGTATTGCTTTTGCTCTCCTGGAAGATGCCAGCCACGATGGTTCCGGGGAACGCCGGGCGATCTTTCCATGTGAACGTGTAGGTTTTCGCGTTTGGATTCACGGTGCGCGCAGGCGCTGCCGGCTTCGCTTTGGGAGCAGGAGCACGCTTTCCGCGCTTCAGCACAGGCGCAGCCTTGGTTTGGTCTTCGGCAGGCGCCTCATCCACAACAACTCCGCCGACCTTGTCCGTTGCCAAACCGCTGCCAATCACCGTCCAGTTGGAAGGCACCGTGATATTCATTGTCGCGGTGAACCGGTTGATTCCATATCCCACGACGGGGAACCAGCGTCCCGCGTAAAGCAGGTAAGCTTCCTCATCGCCAATGGAGGCCAGTTTCAACCCGGGCACGGGACTGTCGTCAGGCGAGTCCAGGCGACCTTCATAACTGATCGTGAGGGTGGTACTGGCTCCTTTCGCTAAACCAGCGGGCAGCGGTATGCGAATGGTCGAGTCCTGGGTGATCCGTTCAGCCGTCAGGGTTTTGCCGTCGGCGTCGACGATCTTAGTCGGACGCAACCCGTTGTGTAACTCGAAGGTTGCGACGCTGATGTCGTCGAGGGCCGTGAAGTTCACCTTGGCCTTCGCAACTAACTTGCGCGCGCGTGGCGCGATCTCCGCGTCGATGACGTAATCGTTCACCTGAATTCGCGGATTTTGCGCGTACACGCCGGTGGCGAGTAACAGCAAAAAGAAGAAGGAAAAAGCACGCCGCAGGGGACGTCGTGCGAATTGCATGGATGTTTCTCCCGCTAAGTAGCCGCTCAATTGGATTCCCACTGGCGCACAAAAGATGTGCATTCAATAGCTTACACCCGCGGCTGGACCGAAAGTCGCGGTTTCCCTTCATGCTCGAGGGTTCGCAAAACTGCGTTGGCCGCGCGGTCTGCGGCGGTACCTTCGCCCGGGGAGTGTAGCTGGGCTTGCACACTTTTGAGGGCGGAGATCATATCTGAGCGCAACTGTCCGTTGGTCATCAATTCCCGTACTTTCGCGGCAACCCGTTGCGGCACAAAGCCCTGCTGGACGAATTCGGGGACGATCTCGCGTCTCGCGATCAGGTTCACCATCGCAAAATGAGAGAGTTTTACCAACCG
Coding sequences within it:
- a CDS encoding M1 family aminopeptidase; amino-acid sequence: MQFARRPLRRAFSFFFLLLLATGVYAQNPRIQVNDYVIDAEIAPRARKLVAKAKVNFTALDDISVATFELHNGLRPTKIVDADGKTLTAERITQDSTIRIPLPAGLAKGASTTLTISYEGRLDSPDDSPVPGLKLASIGDEEAYLLYAGRWFPVVGYGINRFTATMNITVPSNWTVIGSGLATDKVGGVVVDEAPAEDQTKAAPVLKRGKRAPAPKAKPAAPARTVNPNAKTYTFTWKDRPAFPGTIVAGIFQESKSNTGGVNITAYYRPDKREVIGEYVDTAAKEFLYFSGEWGQPLSTNLKLVQLPDDTVPSMWSTEMVGLSSRAMSGKTNYRLLANAIAHQWWGSSVSPATRADWWMSDGFARFAEARYVENAAGPAAYEEVTKDMQVGALAYDNVPLSGIGRLDPFSPEFQSLATDKGAIILNMLRWVMGDDAFHKTMSAFAQQFAGKSVRVQDFQNLAEQNYGDKLTWFFTQWLDSTGAPEFQSKYTIYRLGGPTCTDPTKCKGFRIVGEIKQDLDLFRMPVEIKVDTDGQSEDKRIEVAGTNSAFTVETFGRPRKIEIDPANRVLKNSPELKLRASILRGQGLVQQGDLAQALEQFQKALEVNQNSSLAHYRIAEVFFLQRNYQASANAYRESLNGDGEPRWTEVWSHIQLGKIFDLTGQRERATNEYRQALQTNDDTQGAQAEARKYLQAPYEPSRSNSSGD